DNA from Saliniramus fredricksonii:
ACGACCCGGACTTCGCCAAGGCACTGGCTGCAAACGGCGATCTTTACGTCAATGACGCCTTCTCGGCGGCCCATCGCGCCCATGCCTCGACGGAGGGTCTCGCCCATCTGCTTCCGGCCTATGCGGGCCGCGCCATGCAGAAGGAGCTCGAAGCCCTGACCAGGGGGCTCGAAAAGCCGACGCGTCCCGTCTGCGCCATTGTCGGCGGCGCCAAGGTCTCCACCAAGATCGACCTTCTGGAAAATCTCGTCGGTCGGGTCGACAAGCTCGTGATCGGCGGCGGCATGGCCAATACTTTCCTGCATGCCAACGGCGTCGCCGTCGGCAAGTCGCTGGCCGAACGCGATCTGGCCGAGACCGCGCAAAAGATCCTGGCGCGGGCGAAGGAGACCGGCTGCGAGGTCATCCTGCCCGTCGATGCCGTGGTCGCAAAGGAATTCAAGGCGGGTGCCGCCAGCAATGTCCATATGATCGACACCATTCCGGAAGACGGCATGATTCTCGATCTCGGCCCCGCCTCGGTGGAGCGGGTCAAGGCGGCGATGAGCGATTCGCGCACCATCGTCTGGAACGGGCCGCTCGGTGCGTTCGAGATCAAGCCGTTCGACAAGGGGACCGTGGATGCCGCGCGCTATGCCGCAAGGCGCACCGAGGCGAAGGCGATCATCACCGTCGCGGGCGGCGGCGATACGGTTGCCGCGCTCAACCATGCCGGTGTGGCCGATGATTTTACCTATGTCTCGACGGCCGGCGGTGCCTTCCTCGAATGGCTGGAAGGCAAGGTGCTCCCCGGTGTCGCGGCCTTGCGCAAGAGTTGATGCCGGTTCCCGGCGCTGTTTTCGCTATTTGAGGGGATGAAACGTGATGAATCTGGATCAACTGACCGATATCGCCGAAAAGATGGTCGCCCCCGGCAAGGGCATTCTCGCCGCTGACGAGAGCTCGGGCACGATCAAGAAGCGCTTCGACGCGATCAAGGTGGAATCCACGGAAGAAACCCGCCGCGACTACCGCGAAATGCTTTTTCGCACCGAATCGGCGATGAAGGAGAACATTTCCGGCGTCATCCTCTATGACGAGACCATCCGCCAGAAGGCCGCCGACGGCACGCCGCTGGTCAGGCTGATCGAGGCGGCGGGCTCGATCCCGGGCATCAAGGTCGATGCCGGCGCCAAGCCGCTCCCCGCTTGCCCCGGCGAGACCGTGACGGAGGGCCTCGACGGTCTGCGTGAGCGGCTGAAGGATTATCATGAACTCGGCGCCCGCTTCGCCAAATGGCGTGCGGTGATCGACATCGCCGACGGCATCCCGACCTGGACCTGCGTCAAGACCAACGCCCATGCGCTGGCGCGCTATGCGGCGCTCTGCCAGGAGGCGAATATCGTCCCGATCGTCGAGCCGGAAGTGCTGATGGATGGTGATCACGACATCCAGCGTTGCGCTGATGTCACCGAATGGGTGCTCAAGACGGTCTATGAGGAGCTCTACGAGCAGCGTGTCGTGCTCGAAGGCACCATTCTCAAGCCGAACATGATCGTGCCGGGCAAGAAGAGCGCGAAGCAGGTTTCAGTCGAGGAGGTGGCCGAGCGCACCATCATGGTGCTGGAGCGCTGCGTCCCCGTCGCGGTGCCGGGCATCGCCTTCCTCTCCGGCGGCCAGTCCGACGAGCAGGCCACGGCGCATCTCGATGCCATGAACAGGATCGGCGGCTTCCCCTGGAACATGACCTTCTCCTATGGCCGCGCCCTCCAGGCCGCGCCGCAGAAGGCCTGGTCCGGCAAGAAGGAGAATATCCCCGCCGCACAGAAGGCCTTTGCGCATCGCGCCAGGATGAACGGGCTGGCCTCGCTCGGCGAATGGAGCAAGGATCTCGAGAGCGCCTGATCACGCGGCGTGCCGAGCCTGCGGGCAGGGCCGGCGCGGATCTTGACAACGCGAGCCACTTGTCGTAGCCACGGCGCTTCAGCAAGACTTGCACGTTTTGCATGCGCCGTGCGCCGCTTCGGTGGTGCGCATTCATGATAGCCGGAAACTGCAAAGAAGCCGGTCCCGACGGTCGCAAGCCGCCGGAGAGCCGGATCGAACACGAGGAAAAAAACGATGTTCGCAGTGATCAAGACCGGCGGCAAGCAGTACCGCGTCGCCGCCGATGATGTGATTACGGTCGAGCGCCTTCCCGCCGCTGCGGGCGAGAGCGTCACGATCACCGATGTGCTGATGCTGGCCAATGGCGACGACGTGAAGGTCGGTGCGCCCACGGTCGAAGGTGCTTCCGTCGTGGCCGAGGTGGTCGAGCTGACCCGCGGCCCGAAGGTCATTGCCTTCAAGAAGCGTCGCCGCCAGAATTCGAAGCGCAAGCGCGGTCACCGCCAGGACCTGATCACCCTGCGCATCACCGAGATCCTCGCCGACGGGGCCAAGCCCTCGGGCAAGAAGGCGACGGCGAAGAAGACTGCCGCGAAGAAAGCCCCCGCCGAGGCCGAGGTTTCCGGGGATGCCGCCGCTGAAGAGAAATCCGCGTAAGACGCGACCGTCACCGGGCGTCACACGCAAGTAGCATTGAGGGGAGTAGACCCATGGCACACAAAAAGGCAGGCGGCTCGTCCCGTAACGGTCGCGATTCCGAAGGCCGCCGTCTCGGCGTGAAGAAATTCGGCAACGAGCGCGTCGCGGCCGGCAATATCATCATTCGCCAGCGGGGCACGAAGGTGCATCCGGGGGTGAATGTCGGCCTCGGCAAGGATCATACGATCTTCGCGCTTTGTGAAGGGCGCGTGCAGTTCGGCAAGAAACTCGGCCGATCGATCGTATCCGTAGTACCGGCCCAGGAGGCCGCAGAGTAAACCGGCGAGAGCGAAGTCCGACGAAGGAGCTCCCGCCGGGTCCCACACCCCCCGGCGGTCGAGAAGCTCCAGATGCGGCACAATGCCTCGCCAGAGAGCTCCGACAGACCCCGGGGGAGGTGGAACGCCACCTCCCTTTCGTCGTTTTCAAGCGGCTTCCCCGGCCAATCCGGAATCCGCGAGATCGGAGCTGAATGCATGTTCCCCGACCTGACCCGTGATGACGTCTTTCGTCTCGAGACCGCCCGCCTCTGGCTGCGCTGGCCGCGCCATGGTGACGCCCGAGCCGTAGAGGATCTCGCCGCGGCCAAAGAGGTCGCGGACATGATGACCAAGCTGCCGCGTGCCTATCCGCATGGCGGCGCCGACGGTTTCATCCTTTCCGCGCGCCATGCCAACATGGAAGGCGCGGGGTTGATGCTCGCCATCGCACCGAAGGCGCGCCAGACCATGCCGATCGGGGTGATCGGGGTGTTTCCCGACCGGGATCCGGACGAACCGGAGCTCGCCTTCTGGATCGGTCGTCCCTATTGGGGTGAGGGCTTCATGACCGAAGCCGTCGAAGCGATGCGCGATGCCGCCTTCCGTTTCGCGGATACGCGGGTGCTGAAGGCGCGCGCCGCCCTCGACAACCCCGCCTCCCGGCGGGTTCTGGCCAAGTCCGGCTTCGAGCAGGCTCCCGGCGACGGCGCCGACACTTTCCGGATGACGCGGGCGCAATGGCGGCAGGAGGCGCAGGCGCAGCAGGAAAAGCCGCTGCGCGCGTCGCAATCGCTCCTTCGGGGCTTGACGGCGCGCGCGGGCACTGAAAACGATCTGCCGCAAGCGGCGGAATAAGCACAACGGCGCAAGCCACCCTCCACCGCCCCGGCTCGTCCGGGGCGGTTTGCATAGTGAAGACGAAGACGATGAAATTTCTCGACCAGGCCAAGATATTCATCCGTTCCGGCGATGGCGGGGCGGGCTGTGTCTCGTTCCGCCGCGAGAAATACATCGAGTTCGGCGGTCCTGACGGCGGCGATGGCGGGCGCGGCGGCGATGTCTGGGCCGAATGCGTCGAGGGGCTCAACACCCTGATCGACTATCGCTACCAGCAGCATTTCAAGGCGCAGAAGGGCGTGCACGGCATGGGCCGCAACCGCACCGGCGCCTCGGGTGAGGATGTGGTGCTCAAGCTGCCGGCCGGCACGCAGATCCTCGACGAGGACGGTGAGACGGTGATCGCCGATCTCACGGAGATCGGCCAGCGCATCCGGCTCGCACGTGGCGGCAATGGCGGTTTCGGCAACGCGCATTTCGTCTCCTCGACCAACCGCGCCCCGCGCCGGGCCAATTCCGGTCAGGATGGCGAGGAGCGCTGGATCTGGCTGCGGCTCAAGCTGATCGCCGATGCGGGGCTGGTGGGCCTGCCCAATGCCGGCAAATCGACTTTCCTCGCCACCGTCACGGCGGCGAAGCCGAAGATCGCGGATTACCCCTTCACCACCCTGCATCCCGGGCTCGGCGTGGTGCGGATCGACGGGCGTGAATTCGTGCTCGCCGATATTCCCGGTCTGATCGAGGGCGCGCATGAGGGCGTGGGGCTGGGCGACCGCTTCCTCGCCCATGTCGAGCGCTGCCGGGTGATCCTGCATCTCGTTGAGGGCACCAGCGAGCATGCCGGCAAGGCGTATAAGACCGTGCGCGAAGAGATCGAGGCCTATGAGCACGGGCTCGCCGACAAGCCCGAGATCGTGGCTCTGTCGAAGACCGATGCGCTCGACCCGGATACCTTGAAGAAGCAGCGCGACCGCCTGCGCCGCGCCTGCGGCAAGACCCCGTTGCTGCTCTCCTCGGCGACCGGGACCGGTGTCACGGAGGCCTTGCGGGCCTTGTCCGGCACCATCGAGGAAACCCGTGGCGACGCGATCCGCTCGGAAAAGGAGGCGACCTGGTCGCCGGTCTGAGAGCACCGCCCGCATCTCCATCACGCAGACATCCTGAGGGAAATTTCATGGCCCGCAAGCTCTCTGGAACCATCATCATCGCCACCCACAATGCCGGCAAGCTGCGCGAGATGCGCGAATTGCTTGCGCCTTTCGGGATCGAGGCGACATCGGCGGGGGAGCGCGGACTGCCGGTACCGGATGAGACCGGGCACATGTTTTCCGAAAATGCCGCCATCAAGGCGCATGCCGCAGCCCAGGCGACGGGGCTGCCGGCGCTGTCCGACGATTCCGGCCTGTGCGTCGCCGCGCTCGATTGCGCGCCGGGCCTTTTCTCTGCCGATTGGGCGGTCAACAAGGATTTCGCCCCGGCCATGGAGAAGGTCGAGCGCGAATTGCAAAAGCGCGGCGCGACGGCGCCCGAACAGCGGCGCGCGTACTTCGTCTCCGCCCTCGTCGTCGCCTGGCCCGACGGGCACGAGGAGATCTTCGAGGGGCGGGTGCATGGCGCAGTCATCTGGCCGCCGCGCGGCGAGAAAGGTTTCGGCTATGATCCCATGTTCGTGCCGGACGGGTCCGCGCGCTCGTTCGGCGAGATGAGCGCGCAGGAAAAGCACGGAATCGACTGGCTGGCCGCGCCCGACAACGCGCTCTCGCACCGCGCCCGCGCCTTCGTCGCGCTGGCCCGCGCCTGCCTGGAGCCGCGCTGAACCGCGCAAAAGCTGCCGACAGGCTAAGTCACGGCAGGACCTGCCGCAGATACGGCGCGATGCCGCGTCGCGGCTGCCATTGTTTCGGATAGCCCAGCGAGACTTCCTCGAAACGCGTGCCGTCGCGGATATCGCTGCGGCGCACATGAAGATGGCCGCTGATCGCGACGCGGGCATCGAAGCGGCGGTGCCAGTCATGCGTCGCGCGCGTGCCGCACCACGGTGTGAAGCGCGGGATCCGGGGAATGTGGATGAGAT
Protein-coding regions in this window:
- a CDS encoding phosphoglycerate kinase, which produces MSDFKTLDDVSFQGKRVLLRVDLNVPMEKGRVTDKTRIERVASTIREIAGKGGRVVLLAHFGRPKGKKVESESLAPVADAVGKVLDRKVAFADDCIGEAARAAVDALDDGEIVLLENTRFHEGEENNDPDFAKALAANGDLYVNDAFSAAHRAHASTEGLAHLLPAYAGRAMQKELEALTRGLEKPTRPVCAIVGGAKVSTKIDLLENLVGRVDKLVIGGGMANTFLHANGVAVGKSLAERDLAETAQKILARAKETGCEVILPVDAVVAKEFKAGAASNVHMIDTIPEDGMILDLGPASVERVKAAMSDSRTIVWNGPLGAFEIKPFDKGTVDAARYAARRTEAKAIITVAGGGDTVAALNHAGVADDFTYVSTAGGAFLEWLEGKVLPGVAALRKS
- a CDS encoding class I fructose-bisphosphate aldolase, which encodes MNLDQLTDIAEKMVAPGKGILAADESSGTIKKRFDAIKVESTEETRRDYREMLFRTESAMKENISGVILYDETIRQKAADGTPLVRLIEAAGSIPGIKVDAGAKPLPACPGETVTEGLDGLRERLKDYHELGARFAKWRAVIDIADGIPTWTCVKTNAHALARYAALCQEANIVPIVEPEVLMDGDHDIQRCADVTEWVLKTVYEELYEQRVVLEGTILKPNMIVPGKKSAKQVSVEEVAERTIMVLERCVPVAVPGIAFLSGGQSDEQATAHLDAMNRIGGFPWNMTFSYGRALQAAPQKAWSGKKENIPAAQKAFAHRARMNGLASLGEWSKDLESA
- the rplU gene encoding 50S ribosomal protein L21: MFAVIKTGGKQYRVAADDVITVERLPAAAGESVTITDVLMLANGDDVKVGAPTVEGASVVAEVVELTRGPKVIAFKKRRRQNSKRKRGHRQDLITLRITEILADGAKPSGKKATAKKTAAKKAPAEAEVSGDAAAEEKSA
- the rpmA gene encoding 50S ribosomal protein L27, yielding MAHKKAGGSSRNGRDSEGRRLGVKKFGNERVAAGNIIIRQRGTKVHPGVNVGLGKDHTIFALCEGRVQFGKKLGRSIVSVVPAQEAAE
- a CDS encoding GNAT family N-acetyltransferase; its protein translation is MFPDLTRDDVFRLETARLWLRWPRHGDARAVEDLAAAKEVADMMTKLPRAYPHGGADGFILSARHANMEGAGLMLAIAPKARQTMPIGVIGVFPDRDPDEPELAFWIGRPYWGEGFMTEAVEAMRDAAFRFADTRVLKARAALDNPASRRVLAKSGFEQAPGDGADTFRMTRAQWRQEAQAQQEKPLRASQSLLRGLTARAGTENDLPQAAE
- the obgE gene encoding GTPase ObgE — protein: MKFLDQAKIFIRSGDGGAGCVSFRREKYIEFGGPDGGDGGRGGDVWAECVEGLNTLIDYRYQQHFKAQKGVHGMGRNRTGASGEDVVLKLPAGTQILDEDGETVIADLTEIGQRIRLARGGNGGFGNAHFVSSTNRAPRRANSGQDGEERWIWLRLKLIADAGLVGLPNAGKSTFLATVTAAKPKIADYPFTTLHPGLGVVRIDGREFVLADIPGLIEGAHEGVGLGDRFLAHVERCRVILHLVEGTSEHAGKAYKTVREEIEAYEHGLADKPEIVALSKTDALDPDTLKKQRDRLRRACGKTPLLLSSATGTGVTEALRALSGTIEETRGDAIRSEKEATWSPV
- a CDS encoding non-canonical purine NTP pyrophosphatase encodes the protein MARKLSGTIIIATHNAGKLREMRELLAPFGIEATSAGERGLPVPDETGHMFSENAAIKAHAAAQATGLPALSDDSGLCVAALDCAPGLFSADWAVNKDFAPAMEKVERELQKRGATAPEQRRAYFVSALVVAWPDGHEEIFEGRVHGAVIWPPRGEKGFGYDPMFVPDGSARSFGEMSAQEKHGIDWLAAPDNALSHRARAFVALARACLEPR